One part of the Sebastes fasciatus isolate fSebFas1 chromosome 8, fSebFas1.pri, whole genome shotgun sequence genome encodes these proteins:
- the LOC141772627 gene encoding dysbindin-like → MSSTGSTNHNKRLALETDNSQQMLDNDSAQHLKLRERQRFFEEVYQHDVDNYLPSAHLQVDCRKPPMGSISSMEVNVDVLEQMDLMDISDQEALDVFLNSGSGADEGALASPLPEGEDEEEDEEDEDAEVVYRERAPLKRQDEVHRGSKCRMSSTSSGSSDTSGGGPDTPVIQSDDEEVHADTLLLTSVPHTRDEETEEEDEREGCLATKSP, encoded by the exons TGGAGACGGACAACTCCCAGCAGATGTTGGACAATGATTCTGCTCAGCACCTGAAGCTGAGGGAGAGACAGCGCTTTTTTGAAGAGGTCTACCAGCATGACGTGGACAACTACCTGCCCTCTGCTCACCTGCAGGTCGACTGCAGGAAAC CCCCCATGGGAAGCATCTCTTCTATGGAGGTGAACGTGGACGTCCTGGAGCAGATGGACCTGATGGACATTTCTGACCAGGAGGCCCTCGACGTGTTCCTCAACTCAGGCTCCGGAGCAGACGAGGGCGCGCTGGCATCTCCACTACCAG AGGGTGAggacgaagaagaagatgaggaggatgaagatgccGAGGTTGTGTACAGGGAGCGCGCCCCTTTGAAGCGGCAAGATGAAGTTCACCGGGGCTCAAAGTGCCGCATGTCCTCTACATCATCTGGCTCCAGCGATACAAGTGGGGGCGGACCCGACACACCCGTGATCCAGTCGGACGATGAAGAAGTCCATGCCGACACTCTGCTGCTCACCTCTGTTCCCCATACCAGGGATGaagaaacagaggaggaggacgagaggGAAGGATGCCTTGCGACTAAATCTCCATGA